From the Trifolium pratense cultivar HEN17-A07 linkage group LG4, ARS_RC_1.1, whole genome shotgun sequence genome, the window tttttttggttatttcaTTCAACCCATGCAAGTGAACTTAATTTGTCTACAGATGTAAGAGGATTATTTGGTGCTAACAATAAgtgatgatttttattttatgtttatttagttcaaaataattttggatattatgaattttcaattttgagtTGTATTATCACATTTGATCGACATTCGAATTATACTTTGTTATTATGGTTATATTTTAAATGGAAGTTTTGtagtattttgatgattttatgataaCCTTGAAACAAATAAGTAAAGTATTATTTCACTTGCTTTTTCGCTTGACTTGAAAACCGACAAAACAACAGCTAActgaaataaaacaaacaagGAGAGTTTACTAATAAGGTTTTTTTTAGAGAGTTTGGGGGTTTTGCTTGTTGAGGGCTGCGTCAAAAAAAAGGTGACATTTTATGACTAATTTCATTCCAACTCAATTGCTCcctcaaaatataaacaaaatttatttttaggttAATGTAatatctagtctataatatagtaTAGACTAAATAATTAGGTTTAAGCTCAGTTTGGTAATGCCAATAAGTTAGTTTTTGTTTTCTAATAAGTTAGCTTGTTGAAATACAAAGTAGCTTATAAGTTTGAACTTATTGTTTGCCGCCACCATTTTGTTGCTTACTAATATTTTGTTAGTTTACTTCTAAGAAAATTCTTCAATGGGCCAAAACCCGTTCCAAAATTTTCACCATTGATGCAAACAACTCATTGTTGGAAAAGGATGTTAAAATTATGTAGTATTGATAAAGATAAGTCAAGAAACTTAAAAATGGTCCTTCTTAATGTCGGTGCATTTCAAAGactataaataaattgaattatcTTACTATGTTATATCCTCATTAGACCGAGCTCTCTTACCACTTGTTGTAGATTATAACGGTTTTTATCTAAATATCTTAAATCAAAGAGGAAAATGAAGGAAAATATAATAACTCaaacaaaaattcaacaagaaagagaaaagaaatataCAAATTGGGGTTAGATGAATGATACGAcctgaaaaatattttatgaaattttctgcgttaaaaaagagaaatttgaaaagagggagagaaaccatcaaagAAATCGCAATAACAACCTGACCTTTATGGCCCAATTCAATTAcccaatacaaaaaaattaaattggatcAGGCTAATTCATTGGGCTTTGAGCCCACATAGTATCAACTTCGATAATTTTCCTTCCCACCCCTACTTTTATCCCAAAGAAAGTGACCTAAATATCATGCAAGTTATTTGTGCAAAGGGCATGTgagttttgtaaaatttaaaatatcgatttaaatttttactaataaaaaaaccaTTCGAAGATACTAAACTCCATTTTTAAAGTTTGCATGTGTATTTCCTTAATTAAGTTTGGGTTAGTCAAAAATTATTTGACCATAAATTGCTATGTTTGACTTCTACTTTTTGTCTTTACCAAAATCTTTGACTTCCtactttatattttttgacaaatctttGACTTCCTACTgtaatttttttgacatttattttataatttattctaGTCAAAGAATTCTCAAATTTATTAACCTATATATAcataaacaaaagaaattttcaTCTAAAGAATCCAAACAAAATTTGTTAaagtataactttttttttctttgtctataaacatatatataaataaaaataactttaaatttaatttactttaCTTTCAACCAAATTAGTCAACAAAAAATTACTTTCGGTCAAAATCaattcatttaaaattaattattttcccATTAAAACCAAACACAAGATTCATCATATTAGAAGGAAGAGGGAGTAGTTGGTTTATAAAGCTAAACTTGTTGAGTTCGTAATCATAGGCACATCACATAAATATTACATTAACCCCTCTTTATAATCTCATTAATATTGCTTCTCTCTCACATTGACTCATAcgcaaaaaaaataacaaaaaaaaaaacacaataaaaaacaacctcaaacacacacacacactctctCAGTCAGTGCCTCTCTCTATTCCCCACATTGCTTCATTctgggaagaaaaaaaaaaaaggttttttcttcttttctcacAAGATTCCAAATCCACTGGATCTGACACAACACTAACTCCTATGTGTTTCTCtttaacattttccttcaaTGTTCATCAAATCTTCAACCCCTTTTAAGTATTGGTCTTTttgaagtgttttgtttcacAAAAATGTCTCCAAGTATTGATTTTTCCAACTGGGGTTGGTCTAAAAAgtcttcaaattcaacttcaACTTCAAAGAAAGGTAACCCTGTTGTTGTTACTATGGAGAATCCAAATTACTCAGTTCTTGAAATAAATGGTCCTGATTCAGCATTTCAACCAGTTGAGAAAGATAGAACCAAAAATGCTAAACAATTTACATGGGTTTTGTTTCTTAAAGCTCATAAAGCTGTAAATTGTGTTGCTTGGATTGGAAATATTCTTTGTTCTTTGATgaattctgtcaaaaaaagaatattttttggCACTATGGAAAGTGATGAGAGTGATAAATCTATGAAAGCAAAGTTACTTTTTAGAGTGATTATTGCATTTTTGGTTATGGCTTTGGCATTTCTTTTGTTTGAACTTATTGCTCATTTCAAAGGTTTGTACTATTTTCATAATCATAATTTGCACATTCCACAGACATGGGAGATTAAAGGGTTATTTCATGAGGTTTATGTTAGATGGTTGAGGTTTAGGGTTGATTATATTGCACCGACAATTCAATTCCTTTCAAATTTCTGCATAGTTCTGTTCTTGATTCAATCTGTGGATAGAATGGTTTTGTGTCTTGGTTGCTTTTGGATCAAATACAAAAAGATTAAACCATTGATTGTTGATGGAAATGTTGAACATGATTTGGAAGGTTCTAACCATGGTTATCCTTTGGTACTTGTTCAGATTCCTATGTGCAATGAGAAAGAGGTAACACTTTTCTCTTattcatggttttttttttttttgtactttgTTAGTACCTATatactgttttttatttttatttaagaaaaaggaaaagttttttattttttttttgtcggtGGTGACCTTAATCCAAAACCAATCACTTATCAAGTGGTTCCTTCAAACGTATTATGATGATAATCCATCTGTGCGGTgccaaaaattgattttggctaaaaatgaatttaatgtaaagtgatttatgttgGAATATATTCGTGTAAAAGTTGGTTAAACAGTGAATTCGAGACTAAAAATCAATTGTAGAGTCAAAAGCTTCAAGTTAGAATCTAtttttattaccaaaaaaaagaaactattttagaggtaaaattgattttacttttgattgtccaaacatgtcaaaatcagtTACCTACCTGTGCAACCAAACAGTTTTTCTTCCCTTGACTTCATAATGAAATATGCTATGTTTCATTGATTAAGGATCATGATGATGACTTTTGTATTCACTGTAGGTATATGAACAATCTATATCTGCAGTCTGCCAACTTGATTGGCCGAAAGATCGATTGCTCGTCCAAGTTCTGGATGACTCGGATGATGAAAGTATACAGTGGTTGATCAAAGCGGAAGTCGCGAAGTGGAGTCAGAAAGGTGTGAATATCATCTACCGTCATAGGAAGTTTAGAACCGGTTATAAAGCGGGAAATCTCAAGTCTGCAATGAACTGTGATTATGTGAAGGAATACGAGTTTGTAGCAATTTTCGATGCTGATTTCCAACCGTGCCCTGATTTCCTTAAGCAAACTATTCCACATTTTAAGGTGGctaaatttgttttcatttcttGGTAATTCAAAATCTGTTTATCAGTTtcacattttcatttttcaattctTGTTTTGCAGGGAAATCCTGAGTTGGCATTGGTACAAGCTAGGTGGACTTTTGTAAACACGGATGAGAACTTACTCACAAGACTTCAAAACATTAATTTGTGCTTCCACTTCGAGGTTGAACAACAGGTTAATGGGATCttccttaatttttttggttttaatgGAACTGCTGGTGTTTGGAGAATAAAAGCACTCGAAGAATCTGGTGGCTGGCTCGAGCGAACTACTGTCGAAGACATGGATATAGCCGTCCGCGCACATCTGAATGGTTGGAAATTTATCTATCTCAATGATGTAAAGGTAACATTTTTAGCATAAATCGGTTTCTGTGTGTTTGGTTCTgtagttaaaaaaattgattttgtaaaatcgACTTTAGTTAAAAGTAGGTTTAAAATCACGTTTGGAGGCAAAATCTACAAATCATAGTTTCAAGTTAGAATCGATTCTAGGCAAAATCATTTCTTATCAAGAACCTCAGAATTACCAAAATCAATTTGAATCGAGAACCTCGAGCATACCAAATCAATTTTTAGTCTTCAGGATCACTTTAGAatgttaaatatcaattaaaaactGTGAAAATGTTAAATTTGAGTTGCAGTTGCAGTTTTGGTCTAAACATTAAGAACGACACTTCTTTCAGGTGCTTTGTGAGCTTCCTGAATCGTATGAAGCCTATAAGAAACAACAACATAGATGGCATTCCGGTCCGATGCAACTCTTTCGTTTGTGCCTTCCAGCAATCATAACCTCTAAGGTTAAGTATTATACTTTCATTGTTTCTGCATTGCACAATTTTCGTAAAAACACATATTCTAAACATGTTGTGGTTGACATGTTGCAGATTGCATTCTGGAAGAAAACAAACCTTATATTTCTATTCTTTCTGCTTAGAAAGTTAATCCTCCCATTCTATTCATTCACTTTATTCTGCATCATTCTTCCATTAACGATGTTTGTACCCGAAGCCGAGCTTCCTATTTGGGTTATTTGTTATATTCCTGTATTCATGTCATTCTTGAACATTCTTCCCGCCCCGAAATCCTTTCCCTTCATCGTACCTTACCTACTGTTTGAGAACACAATGTCGGTAACCAAATTCAACGCCATGGTATCCGGTTTATTCCAGTTAGGAAGTTCGTATGAATGGATTGTGACCAAAAAATCTGGCCGAGCGTCTGAGCCTGACCTATTAGCTGCCGAAGAACGTGAATCAAAGGCAATGAGTCTCCAACTTCATAGAGGAACTTCTGATAGTGGTCTTTCTGAGCTTAATAAGATAAAGGAATTCCGAGAAACCATTCCTCCGAAGAAAACGAACAAGATATATAAGAAAGAGCTTGCACTTGCATTCTTGTTGCTAACAGCTGCAATTAGGAGCCTGTTATCGGCGCAAGGGATGCATTTCTACTACTTATTATTTCAAGGTGTAGCATTCCTCCTTGTAGGTTTGGATTTAATTGGAGAACAAATGAGCTAGAAGATCAGAAAAGGATGTgtaaatttgaaaattgataGTTATACAGTTAAATAATTGAAGAGGCCGACCGATATTGATTGCTGCTAGGCAGTTGCTTTTGGCAGTTATATTCTCAAGGTTCCTGAAAATGACTGGGTAAAATGCTGAAAGCTGGCGCGTGTCAAATCATaaataagtttgttattttttgaaATGTCTTTATAGAaacttttctgtttttttaccttttctgttttttttcccCTTTGATTGTTGTCTAcattacaataatttttattttttctttttcatttgatcTCTGCCACACCATTGCTACATATCATTGGTTCATTTGTATATTTTGAATGACATATGAGGATTTATTCAAACTCGAATTTTCTGCAGTTAAGATATCACTGCATTCAATAGTTGTGTGATCTCAGCAGTTCAATCTTAATTGGACGGCTAATATACCAACTTGGTAAAACGTGTTTAAAATACGAAGTTGAATGTGAATCTATCCGTTCAATCAAAATCGAAGAATATATATCTAGAATATCATGCCCATAAGGGCGAAAATTAGATAATTTACCGGAAAACCATTCAGTTATTTATGTCTAATCTTATGCACTTTTCACAAATTTGCTTACAAGTCCAAATCACATGTTATAAACTCTCTAAAGCTAACACCATGCAACTTGTGACTCTCTTTTGAAATACTTCACCTACAACATAACATGTTATTGGTATTCTACAACTCCCAACAACCAAATTTGTTCACTTAATGTGAAGGTATGTGCATATGTGTATGGACCCAAGTTTCATTTACATGCCACTATGTACAAAGCATAATCTTTCAAAATCTCTGTCATTATTATGATAGTATTAAACTTGTTTTTTCTCTGTATAATATACCCTTCATTTCTGTTTGATTCCTCCACACATTCTTATAATTGGTGAGAgacatttaaatatgttaacCAAGTGATTGATTTGGAATGGTTAAGAAATTTCTCTGATAGATATTTCAAGTAAGAAGTACGTTGAGTTTAAGTGATTAATAAGTCGACTCTAAGGATGAATATTTTGGGAGAATTTGAATAAAGAAACAATTCTTAGTTAGACTTTGATTAATATAACAAAAGTAAATGAaagatattttaatcaaataattgagttcaagtggttaataagttctctctaaaaagtgaattgttCGAAATAACctgaattcaattttttgaaaaaaacaattagtaaattttaCTTAAAATAAGAGATATTTTGTAGGTATTAGAAACATATATTTAATGCATTAtcctatgtttcaaaaaaataggTTATTATggttaaggagaatgttaacatgtgcatatatggcacatgttaaggtagtaaaaatagaaattatgtctttgaatttgtgcattttaacttttcaagcattaaatgtcttgtatcattaaatgttaaatttcaaTATTAAGATGCCTTATTATGTGCCCTacatgcacatgttaacaagaccctatgGTTAAAGGTAATctattttggtttatttatgTGACATAATACATTGAGAGC encodes:
- the LOC123924552 gene encoding probable xyloglucan glycosyltransferase 5, which translates into the protein MSPSIDFSNWGWSKKSSNSTSTSKKGNPVVVTMENPNYSVLEINGPDSAFQPVEKDRTKNAKQFTWVLFLKAHKAVNCVAWIGNILCSLMNSVKKRIFFGTMESDESDKSMKAKLLFRVIIAFLVMALAFLLFELIAHFKGLYYFHNHNLHIPQTWEIKGLFHEVYVRWLRFRVDYIAPTIQFLSNFCIVLFLIQSVDRMVLCLGCFWIKYKKIKPLIVDGNVEHDLEGSNHGYPLVLVQIPMCNEKEVYEQSISAVCQLDWPKDRLLVQVLDDSDDESIQWLIKAEVAKWSQKGVNIIYRHRKFRTGYKAGNLKSAMNCDYVKEYEFVAIFDADFQPCPDFLKQTIPHFKGNPELALVQARWTFVNTDENLLTRLQNINLCFHFEVEQQVNGIFLNFFGFNGTAGVWRIKALEESGGWLERTTVEDMDIAVRAHLNGWKFIYLNDVKVLCELPESYEAYKKQQHRWHSGPMQLFRLCLPAIITSKIAFWKKTNLIFLFFLLRKLILPFYSFTLFCIILPLTMFVPEAELPIWVICYIPVFMSFLNILPAPKSFPFIVPYLLFENTMSVTKFNAMVSGLFQLGSSYEWIVTKKSGRASEPDLLAAEERESKAMSLQLHRGTSDSGLSELNKIKEFRETIPPKKTNKIYKKELALAFLLLTAAIRSLLSAQGMHFYYLLFQGVAFLLVGLDLIGEQMS